The following coding sequences are from one Arthrobacter sp. 24S4-2 window:
- the trpD gene encoding anthranilate phosphoribosyltransferase yields MTSQASAQPAGNTWPRLISALISGTDLTAGNTEWAMDTIMSGEATPAQIAGFLVALRAKGETVDEIAGLVEAMLAHANPVDIGGEKLDIVGTGGDQLNTVNISTMAALVCAGAGAKVVKHGNRASSSSSGSADVLEALGVRLDLPIDRVARNADEAGITFCFAQVFHPSFRHTAVPRRELAIPTAFNFLGPLTNPARVQASAVGVANARMAPLVAGVLARRGSRGLVFRGSDGLDELTTTGPSTVWEIRQGEVTEQTFDPQELGIRPATVEELRGGDAAANAAVVRDVLSGGAGAARDAVLLNAAAGLVAFDVDAEGSLTGRMAAALKRAEHSIDSGAAAAVLEKWVALTQG; encoded by the coding sequence GTGACTTCACAGGCATCAGCACAGCCCGCCGGCAACACCTGGCCGCGGCTCATTTCCGCACTGATCAGCGGCACAGACCTTACGGCCGGGAACACGGAGTGGGCGATGGACACGATCATGTCGGGCGAGGCGACGCCTGCCCAGATCGCCGGATTCCTGGTGGCGCTGCGCGCCAAGGGCGAGACGGTCGACGAGATTGCCGGCCTGGTCGAGGCCATGCTTGCCCACGCAAACCCGGTCGACATCGGCGGCGAGAAACTCGACATCGTGGGCACGGGTGGTGACCAGCTGAACACTGTGAACATCTCCACCATGGCCGCGCTCGTCTGCGCCGGAGCGGGTGCGAAGGTGGTCAAGCACGGCAACCGGGCGTCGTCGTCGTCCTCGGGTTCGGCGGACGTGCTGGAGGCACTCGGTGTCCGGCTGGATCTTCCCATCGATCGCGTCGCGCGGAATGCCGACGAAGCCGGCATCACGTTCTGCTTTGCCCAGGTGTTCCATCCGTCGTTCCGGCACACGGCCGTGCCGCGCCGGGAACTTGCAATACCCACGGCGTTCAATTTCCTCGGTCCCCTCACCAATCCTGCGCGCGTGCAGGCGTCCGCCGTGGGCGTGGCCAACGCGCGGATGGCGCCGCTTGTTGCCGGCGTCCTGGCCAGGCGCGGAAGCCGCGGACTGGTCTTTAGGGGAAGCGACGGACTGGACGAACTGACAACTACCGGGCCATCCACGGTTTGGGAGATCCGGCAGGGCGAGGTGACCGAGCAGACGTTCGATCCGCAGGAGCTGGGCATCCGGCCCGCAACGGTGGAGGAGCTTCGCGGCGGTGACGCTGCCGCCAACGCCGCCGTCGTCCGTGACGTTCTGTCCGGGGGAGCCGGAGCGGCACGGGACGCAGTGCTGCTGAACGCCGCCGCCGGTCTGGTCGCGTTCGACGTCGACGCTGAGGGTTCGCTGACCGGGCGCATGGCCGCCGCACTGAAGCGGGCGGAACACTCCATTGATTCCGGCGCTGCCGCCGCCGTGCTGGAAAAGTGGGTGGCCCTTACCCAGGGCTAG
- a CDS encoding LysE family translocator, which translates to MSVTESLLQFALVAALLTVIPGLDTILVLRTAISRGRAPAFATAAGICTGTVAWGLAAALGASALLAASEAAFTVLKIAGACYMAWLGISMFIRTFRNGPVEPVDVPQAPSSRGAWLTGVTTSLLNPKVGVFYMAMIPQFLPQDVPPLLMGILLPLVHNVEGMLWFAGIIVATQYARRWLQSPSVGKATDRIAGVVLIAFAAKIAASKA; encoded by the coding sequence GTGTCTGTCACCGAATCCCTGCTCCAGTTCGCCCTGGTCGCTGCGCTCCTTACTGTCATCCCCGGGCTGGACACCATCCTGGTGCTCCGGACAGCCATCAGCCGAGGCCGGGCTCCTGCCTTTGCCACGGCCGCCGGGATCTGCACGGGAACGGTCGCCTGGGGTTTGGCTGCCGCGCTCGGGGCATCCGCGCTCCTCGCAGCGTCCGAGGCCGCCTTTACGGTGCTGAAGATTGCGGGTGCCTGCTACATGGCATGGCTGGGGATCTCAATGTTCATCAGGACCTTCAGGAACGGACCGGTGGAGCCCGTTGATGTTCCGCAGGCCCCCAGCTCACGCGGTGCGTGGTTGACCGGCGTGACAACCAGTCTGCTCAACCCCAAAGTCGGGGTCTTTTACATGGCCATGATCCCGCAGTTCCTGCCGCAGGATGTCCCGCCCCTCCTGATGGGAATCCTGCTGCCCCTGGTGCACAACGTGGAGGGCATGCTCTGGTTCGCCGGAATCATCGTGGCCACCCAGTACGCCCGCCGCTGGCTCCAGTCCCCGTCGGTGGGCAAGGCCACCGACCGCATTGCCGGCGTCGTACTGATTGCGTTTGCCGCGAAAATCGCGGCCAGCAAGGCCTGA
- a CDS encoding DUF3054 domain-containing protein, giving the protein MPSRTTPAPARTTARKTVALAAFADLALILLFAGIGRDAHQRGDVITGVFQTGWPFLAGAAIAWLGLRLWRAPLRAWPAGVAVWLGAVFFGMLLRALTGQTVVLPFVIVALLSLGVFLVGYRLIVAGIRRLSARRQRG; this is encoded by the coding sequence ATGCCTTCCCGCACTACTCCCGCCCCTGCCCGCACCACCGCCAGGAAGACCGTTGCTCTTGCGGCGTTCGCCGACCTGGCCCTGATCCTGCTGTTCGCCGGCATCGGCCGGGACGCCCACCAGCGGGGCGACGTGATTACCGGCGTCTTCCAGACGGGCTGGCCGTTTCTGGCAGGAGCTGCAATTGCCTGGCTCGGCCTCCGCCTCTGGCGGGCGCCGTTGCGTGCCTGGCCGGCGGGCGTCGCTGTATGGCTTGGAGCCGTGTTCTTTGGCATGCTGCTGCGGGCGCTGACCGGGCAGACCGTGGTCCTGCCGTTCGTCATTGTTGCCTTGCTGAGCCTGGGGGTATTCCTCGTCGGCTACCGGCTGATCGTGGCCGGAATCCGGCGCCTGTCCGCACGCCGGCAGCGCGGCTGA
- a CDS encoding SDR family NAD(P)-dependent oxidoreductase, whose protein sequence is MTNDRERNEAPMANVALVTGASRGVGRGIAVGLLDAGFRVYGSGRSIDQADLPQEIRRVRCDHLKDEETARVFEAIRSECGTLDLLVNCAWGGYEKMVEGGAFTWAAPFWDQPPHRWTGMMDAGVRAAFVCSAHAARMMTQLHRGLIVNISFWSAQRHLGNTIYGIAKAATDKMTSDMAVELKPFGIPVISLYPGLVRTESVLAAAKGGAFDLATSESPEFIGRVISALFHDPDLMARTGRVLVAAAVAKEFGVVDIDGSSPPALTVADM, encoded by the coding sequence ATGACCAATGATCGCGAACGCAACGAAGCGCCGATGGCAAACGTGGCGCTCGTGACCGGCGCGAGCCGGGGAGTTGGCCGGGGAATCGCGGTGGGCCTTTTGGACGCGGGCTTTCGCGTTTACGGATCGGGCCGCTCGATTGACCAGGCGGACCTGCCGCAGGAAATACGGCGCGTGCGCTGCGACCATCTCAAAGACGAAGAGACCGCACGGGTGTTTGAGGCGATCCGGTCAGAGTGCGGCACGCTCGATCTCCTCGTCAATTGCGCCTGGGGCGGCTACGAGAAAATGGTCGAAGGCGGCGCATTCACGTGGGCTGCGCCGTTTTGGGATCAACCGCCGCATCGCTGGACCGGCATGATGGACGCCGGCGTGCGCGCGGCATTTGTGTGTTCGGCGCACGCAGCACGGATGATGACGCAGCTGCACCGCGGCTTGATCGTCAACATCAGCTTCTGGTCGGCGCAGCGTCATCTCGGCAACACGATCTACGGCATCGCAAAAGCGGCGACGGACAAGATGACGTCCGACATGGCCGTCGAGCTGAAACCGTTCGGTATTCCGGTAATCTCGCTCTACCCCGGCCTGGTTCGAACCGAATCGGTCCTGGCGGCGGCGAAAGGTGGCGCGTTCGATCTCGCCACCAGCGAGAGCCCTGAGTTCATCGGCCGCGTGATCAGCGCCCTGTTCCACGATCCGGACCTGATGGCGCGGACCGGCAGGGTGCTGGTGGCCGCCGCAGTTGCGAAGGAGTTCGGCGTAGTGGACATCGACGGAAGTTCGCCGCCGGCGCTGACAGTTGCCGACATGTAG
- a CDS encoding c-type cytochrome produces MKALSQKRRHPLAAIALLLMGLLLTGGLYAVATTVNQAKASTTSFSANDAEEGGKLFAANCATCHGMGASGTQAGPSLVGVGAAAVDFQVGTGRMPMQMNGPQAYKKPAQFNDEQTHQLAAYVASLGPGPSIPEEHLLDEQGDAAKGGELFRVNCAMCHNAAAAGGALTRGKFAPALADVTGKHIYEAMATGPQNMPVFNDANVSPEGKRDIITFLKQIEANGSPGGADLGALGPVSEGLFVWIAGLGVIIAFTIWLTSRSS; encoded by the coding sequence GTGAAGGCACTCTCGCAGAAGCGACGTCACCCACTGGCAGCAATAGCGCTGCTGCTGATGGGACTCCTCCTCACTGGTGGGCTGTACGCCGTAGCCACCACCGTCAACCAGGCCAAGGCCTCCACCACCAGCTTCAGTGCAAACGACGCAGAAGAGGGCGGGAAGCTTTTCGCCGCCAACTGCGCCACGTGCCACGGCATGGGTGCGAGCGGGACCCAGGCCGGACCCTCACTCGTGGGTGTCGGTGCTGCCGCCGTTGACTTCCAGGTTGGCACCGGCCGCATGCCCATGCAGATGAACGGGCCGCAGGCTTACAAGAAGCCCGCACAGTTCAACGACGAACAGACCCACCAGCTGGCCGCATATGTCGCCTCGCTCGGGCCTGGCCCGTCCATCCCCGAGGAGCACCTCCTCGACGAACAGGGCGACGCCGCCAAGGGCGGGGAGTTGTTCCGCGTCAACTGCGCCATGTGCCACAATGCTGCTGCCGCCGGTGGAGCGCTGACCCGCGGCAAGTTCGCCCCGGCCCTGGCTGACGTGACGGGCAAGCACATCTACGAGGCAATGGCCACGGGCCCGCAGAACATGCCTGTCTTCAATGACGCGAACGTCTCCCCCGAAGGCAAGCGGGACATCATCACCTTCCTGAAGCAGATCGAAGCCAACGGATCCCCCGGAGGCGCCGACCTCGGTGCACTGGGCCCCGTTTCCGAAGGCCTGTTTGTCTGGATTGCCGGTCTGGGCGTGATCATCGCCTTCACCATCTGGCTGACCTCCCGGTCGTCCTAA
- a CDS encoding ubiquinol-cytochrome c reductase iron-sulfur subunit: protein MGNHSDGSPNHSGTVATAGQNEVEKFQDPGLPPHRLRLADTDPKAAKRAERQVAVLFGSSVVGTVIFLVAYFAIDLGPDSTIATIRLQNALLGIGTAFAMLGIGTGIVHWAKALMPDHEVSEERHAIRTEDDRQAAVRIVDDIVEETGIKRRPLIRNTLLGAVALAPLPALAVFGDLGPRPDNTLAHTMWAPQEGKLKRLTRDPDGTPIKASDVTIGSAFHVIPEGLNELHEGKLNEKAKAVVLLMRLNPESLKPSAGREDWSYNGIVAYSKICTHVGCPVALYEQQTHHLLCPCHQSTFDLTQECKVIFGPASRPLPQLPIAVDAEGYLVATSDFHEPVGPSYWERDEHERNNNA from the coding sequence ATGGGCAACCATAGTGACGGCAGTCCGAACCACTCGGGCACCGTAGCTACGGCTGGTCAGAATGAGGTGGAGAAGTTCCAGGATCCTGGACTTCCTCCGCATCGTTTGCGCCTGGCTGACACGGACCCGAAGGCCGCAAAGCGTGCAGAACGGCAGGTTGCCGTTCTCTTCGGCAGCTCCGTTGTGGGCACCGTGATCTTCCTGGTGGCGTACTTCGCCATCGATCTTGGACCCGACTCCACGATCGCCACCATCCGGCTGCAGAATGCCCTGTTGGGCATCGGCACCGCCTTTGCCATGCTCGGCATCGGCACCGGCATCGTCCACTGGGCCAAGGCCCTTATGCCGGACCACGAGGTTTCGGAAGAGCGCCACGCTATCCGCACCGAGGACGACCGCCAGGCGGCGGTCCGCATCGTTGATGACATCGTGGAGGAAACCGGGATCAAGCGCCGGCCGCTGATCCGCAACACCCTTCTTGGCGCTGTCGCTTTGGCTCCGCTCCCGGCCCTTGCAGTCTTCGGCGACCTTGGTCCCCGGCCGGACAACACACTGGCGCACACCATGTGGGCTCCGCAGGAGGGCAAGCTCAAGCGCCTTACCCGCGACCCCGATGGCACGCCGATCAAGGCTTCGGACGTCACCATCGGCTCAGCTTTCCACGTGATTCCGGAAGGCCTGAACGAACTGCACGAAGGCAAGCTGAACGAAAAGGCCAAGGCCGTCGTCCTGCTCATGCGCCTCAACCCCGAGTCCCTCAAGCCCTCCGCTGGACGCGAGGACTGGAGCTACAACGGCATTGTTGCCTACTCGAAGATCTGCACCCACGTTGGTTGCCCTGTTGCCCTGTACGAGCAGCAGACGCACCACCTGCTGTGCCCGTGCCACCAGTCGACCTTCGACCTGACCCAGGAATGCAAGGTTATCTTTGGCCCGGCCAGCCGGCCCCTCCCCCAGTTGCCTATCGCAGTTGACGCCGAGGGCTACCTGGTCGCGACGAGCGACTTCCATGAACCTGTTGGACCGAGCTACTGGGAGCGTGATGAGCATGAGCGCAACAACAACGCCTAA
- a CDS encoding LPXTG cell wall anchor domain-containing protein: MGLIIALLVIWLVLSIVGFAVKGLIWLAIIGLVLFVATGVWGWVKRKAKA; this comes from the coding sequence ATGGGACTAATAATTGCGCTTCTGGTTATCTGGCTTGTTCTGTCAATCGTTGGTTTTGCCGTGAAGGGCCTGATTTGGCTGGCCATCATCGGCCTCGTCCTGTTTGTGGCTACAGGCGTGTGGGGCTGGGTGAAGCGGAAGGCTAAGGCATGA
- a CDS encoding putative quinol monooxygenase, with translation MSVYTLGIWLVKPGRENDFVQAWRDLASKTKEDFPGAKAVLMRDRDVPNRFISTGPWESPEEVERWRASATFTEGYEALREMLEHFQPHTLDEAATIG, from the coding sequence ATGTCTGTTTACACGCTTGGAATCTGGTTGGTGAAACCCGGACGGGAGAATGATTTTGTGCAGGCCTGGCGCGATCTGGCCAGTAAGACAAAGGAGGATTTTCCCGGCGCAAAGGCAGTCCTGATGCGCGACCGTGACGTTCCCAACAGGTTCATCAGCACCGGCCCCTGGGAATCGCCCGAAGAGGTTGAACGCTGGCGGGCTTCGGCAACTTTCACCGAGGGCTATGAGGCACTGCGGGAGATGCTGGAGCACTTCCAACCGCACACCTTGGACGAGGCCGCAACCATCGGGTGA
- a CDS encoding Lrp/AsnC family transcriptional regulator → MITAFVLIKTDASRIPETAEEISAIPGISEVYSVTGEWDLIAVARVAKHDELADVIADKLSKVPAVVHTTTHIAFRAYSQHDLDAAFALGFEQ, encoded by the coding sequence GTGATCACCGCATTCGTCCTGATCAAGACAGACGCCTCGCGCATTCCCGAAACAGCGGAGGAAATTTCGGCGATTCCGGGTATCAGCGAGGTTTACTCGGTCACCGGGGAATGGGACCTGATTGCCGTCGCACGCGTGGCGAAGCACGACGAACTGGCAGATGTCATTGCGGACAAGCTGTCCAAGGTGCCCGCCGTGGTCCACACCACCACGCACATCGCGTTCCGTGCCTACTCCCAGCACGACCTCGATGCGGCTTTCGCCCTTGGATTCGAGCAGTAG
- a CDS encoding heme-copper oxidase subunit III — MVSVGTVVWLSSELMFFAGLFAMYFTLRSTSGQMWAEETAKLNFPFALVNTIVLVASSFTCQMGVFAAERLQPRRTGGPFAFTRWGMNEWFTLTFLMGSFFVAGQATEYAMLVSEHVSLSSNAYGSAFYMTTGFHGLHVIGGLIAFLFIIGRSFAAKKFGHFEATSAIVTSYYWHFVDVVWIGLFLVIYVLR; from the coding sequence ATGGTTTCCGTAGGAACCGTTGTGTGGCTGTCCAGTGAGTTGATGTTCTTCGCCGGTCTCTTCGCCATGTACTTCACACTCCGTTCGACTTCCGGACAGATGTGGGCGGAAGAGACAGCAAAGCTCAACTTCCCTTTTGCGCTCGTAAACACGATCGTCCTCGTGGCAAGTTCATTCACTTGCCAGATGGGCGTCTTTGCCGCTGAGCGGCTCCAGCCGCGCCGCACCGGAGGACCGTTTGCGTTCACCCGGTGGGGAATGAACGAATGGTTTACCCTCACCTTCCTGATGGGCTCCTTCTTCGTTGCCGGCCAGGCCACTGAATACGCCATGCTGGTATCGGAGCATGTATCGCTTTCGTCGAACGCTTACGGCTCCGCCTTCTACATGACCACGGGCTTCCACGGCCTGCACGTCATCGGCGGCCTCATTGCCTTCCTCTTCATCATCGGCCGTTCATTTGCCGCCAAGAAGTTCGGCCACTTTGAGGCAACGTCCGCGATTGTCACCTCGTACTACTGGCACTTTGTCGACGTCGTGTGGATCGGCCTCTTCCTGGTCATCTACGTCCTCAGGTAG
- a CDS encoding VOC family protein — translation MTQKITTCLWFDTQAEEAADFYVSVFDGSKILSVARYGDGGPGPAGQAMTVEFEIEGRKFLALNGGPAFTFNEAVSFVIDCSSQEEVDRYWSALTEGGSESQCGWLKDKFGVSWQVVPSVMGQLLGGPDPEGSQRAMQAMLGMRKLVISELQAAYDGS, via the coding sequence GTGACTCAAAAGATCACCACTTGCCTGTGGTTCGACACGCAGGCCGAGGAAGCAGCTGACTTCTACGTCTCGGTATTTGACGGATCCAAGATTCTCAGCGTTGCACGGTACGGTGACGGCGGCCCAGGACCGGCGGGACAGGCGATGACCGTGGAGTTCGAAATCGAAGGCCGGAAGTTCCTGGCGCTCAACGGTGGCCCGGCATTCACCTTCAACGAGGCAGTCTCCTTTGTGATCGACTGCTCCTCGCAGGAGGAAGTGGACCGCTACTGGTCCGCCCTCACCGAAGGTGGTTCAGAGAGCCAGTGCGGCTGGCTCAAGGACAAGTTCGGGGTCTCATGGCAGGTTGTGCCGTCAGTGATGGGGCAGCTGCTGGGCGGCCCTGATCCGGAGGGCTCGCAGCGTGCCATGCAGGCGATGCTGGGCATGCGCAAGCTCGTCATCAGCGAACTCCAGGCCGCTTACGACGGGTCCTGA
- a CDS encoding amino acid ABC transporter ATP-binding protein — MADETIIDVHDVHKTFVSQTKRTLWGRLTGRAHVEKRVEVLKGVDLVVHRGETIAILGSSGSGKSTLLRCINKLETIDAGRIYVNGHLIGYEERDGELIAEKASITAQKRTDIGFVFQHFNLFLNKTALGNVMAPLRDVKKLSAAEARSIAVPNLEMVGLADKMENYPSKLSGGQKQRVAIARALAMEPSVMLFDEPTSALDPELVGEVLAVIKKIAQQGTTMVIVTHEMQFARDIADRIVVMDQGVIVEEGPPSRIFTTPQHPKTRALLSRSGILPA, encoded by the coding sequence ATGGCTGACGAGACCATCATCGACGTCCACGATGTCCACAAGACGTTCGTCTCGCAGACGAAGAGGACTCTGTGGGGCCGGCTGACGGGCCGGGCCCACGTGGAAAAGAGGGTGGAAGTGCTCAAGGGAGTGGATCTTGTTGTCCACCGCGGTGAGACCATCGCCATCCTGGGGTCCAGCGGCTCCGGCAAAAGCACGTTGCTGCGCTGCATCAACAAACTCGAAACCATTGACGCCGGCCGTATTTACGTCAACGGGCACCTCATCGGCTACGAGGAACGCGACGGCGAGCTGATCGCCGAAAAGGCATCCATCACCGCCCAGAAGCGCACGGACATTGGCTTCGTGTTCCAGCACTTCAACCTGTTCCTCAACAAGACGGCCCTGGGCAACGTCATGGCTCCGCTGCGGGACGTCAAGAAGCTCTCAGCGGCCGAGGCCCGGAGCATCGCAGTGCCCAACCTGGAAATGGTGGGACTGGCCGACAAGATGGAGAACTATCCCAGCAAGCTCTCCGGCGGCCAGAAGCAGCGCGTTGCCATCGCCCGTGCCCTCGCCATGGAGCCCAGCGTGATGCTCTTCGACGAGCCGACATCCGCCCTGGACCCCGAACTGGTGGGTGAAGTCCTCGCCGTCATCAAGAAAATCGCCCAACAGGGGACCACGATGGTCATCGTCACCCACGAGATGCAGTTCGCCCGGGATATCGCTGACCGCATTGTCGTCATGGACCAAGGGGTGATCGTGGAGGAGGGGCCTCCCAGCCGGATCTTCACCACGCCGCAGCATCCGAAGACCCGGGCCCTGCTGAGCCGGTCGGGCATCCTGCCGGCGTAA